In the genome of Candidatus Pristimantibacillus lignocellulolyticus, the window CGTGCAGCGGAGCTGAGGGATGCGTTGCTTGAGCTAAAAGCAGAACAACTAGGATAGGTAGCTCTAGAGGTAGCTCTAAATGTCCGACTGTGATCACGATGATTATACTGTCGTAGCCTAGTCGGCGTCGAATATGCCCTCCATCGAAAGCCTACTTGTAATCACGTACAGAAAACGTACGCTGTGCTACTCGTTTCCGCTGGAGTGCATCTTCTTGGTACTGACAGCCGAACATTTAGAGCACTAATTGAAATGTAGTTCGAAATATTTAGCACATGCTTACGATGCAACTTCTCATATATAAATAGCGAAATATATAGTCATGAATAGTTTTAGGGGGAAAAGATGTGGCAATTGACAAAATCGTTGTAAAAGGTGCACGCGCACATAATTTGAAAAACATTGATGTAACGATTCCTCGAGATAAGTTTGTAGTGTTGACTGGTCTAAGTGGATCAGGAAAATCTTCACTCGCATTCGATACGATCTATGCAGAAGGTCAGCGTCGATATGTTGAGTCATTAAGTTCCTACGCAAGACAATTTCTTGGACAGATGGATAAGCCTGATGTGGACTCTATTGAGGGACTATCACCGGCAATTTCCATTGATCAAAAGACTACTAGCCGAAACCCACGTTCAACCGTCGGAACGGTAACGGAAATCTATGATTATTTGCGATTATTATTTGCTCGTATAGGTAAACCACACTGCCCAACGCATGGCATTGAAATTACAGCTCAGACGGTCGAACAAATGGTTGATCGCATTATGGAATACGAGGAACGTACTCGATTACAAATACTAGCCCCTATCGTTTCAGGTAGAAAAGGCGAGCATACAAAGCTATTAGCTGATATGCAAAAGCAAGGTTATGTACGTGTAAGAGTAGATGGCGAAATTAGAGAGTTAACTGAAAAAATTGAGCTTGATAAGAATAAGAAACATAGTATTGAAGTTGTTATCGATCGTATTGTAGTAAAAGCAGATATCGAGTCTAGACTTGCAGATTCTCTAGAAACTGCGCTTAACCTCAGTGAAGGTAGAGTGCTAGTAGATGTGATGGGACAGGAAGAATTACTATTCAGTTCTAATTTGGCTTGTCCGGAATGTGGTTTCAGCATTGAAGAACTTGCTCCGCGAATGTTCTCTTTCAATAGTCCTTACGGTGCTTGTCCTGATTGTGATGGACTAGGTTCAAAAATGATTGTTGATCCTGATATGCTCATACCTGATTACTCTAAGTCGATTGCTGAAGGTGCATTTCTTGCTTGGGCGGGTAGCACTTCTAATTACTATCCACAATTTCTGAAGTCTGTATCTGAGCATTACGGTATCCCACAAGATGTACCAGTATCTGAGCTTAGCAGTGAACAGATGAAGAAATTACTCTATGGAACAAATGGAGAAAAAGTTCGTTTCCTATACGAAAATGATTTCGGTGCTAGAAAAGAAGCTTACGTTCCATTTGAAGGTATCGTTAATAATCTAGAACGTCGTTATCGTGATACTGCATCAGATATGATGCGTGAACATATCGAGGGGTATATGAGTGCTAAGCCTTGTAGCTCTTGCAAAGGGCAACGTCTTCGTAAAGAGACATTAGCAGTAACAATTGGTGATGTAAACATCGCTCACGTAACCAGCTTGTCCATTGGAGACGCAGAACAATACTTCGAACAGTTACAATTAACAGACAAAGAATATACAATAGCTAGTCTAATATTGAAAGAACTAACGAATAGATTAGGGTTCTTGGTTAATGTAGGACTAAACTATCTTTCACTTGGTCGTGCAGCAGGCACTTTATCTGGTGGCGAAGCACAGCGAATTCGCCTAGCAACGCAAATTGGATCTAGTCTAATGGGTGTATTATATATTCTCGATGAGCCAAGTATTGGTCTACATCAACGAGATAATGATCGATTGATCGAAACGTTAGTTCATATGAGAGATCTTGGTAACACACTTATCGTAGTTGAACATGATGAAGACACCATGCTTGCAGCTGATTATATAATTGATATCGGTCCGGGAGCAGGTATTCATGGTGGACAAATTATCGCTCAAGGTACACCGGCAGAGATTATGGCTGACGATAATTCGATTACGGGACGTTATCTGAGTGGTAAAGACTTTATAGAAGTACCATTAAAGCGAAGAGCATTAAGTGATCGATGGCTTGAAGTTGTTGGAGCGAAGGAAAATAATTTGCGTAATATTACGGTGAAAATACCATTAGGTGTATTTGCAGCTGTAACAGGAGTATCTGGTTCTGGTAAATCAACATTTGTGAATGAAATACTATATAAAGTACTTGCACGAGATTTGAATCGAGCGAAGACTCGTCCTGGTGAACATAAAGAGGTTCGTGGTCTAGAACATATTGAAAAAGTCGTTGAGATTGATCAATCCCCAATTGGTCGTACTCCGCGATCTAATCCTGCCACATATACTGGCGTTTTCGATGATATTCGTGATTTATATGCATCTACGAATGAAGCGAAAGTTCGTGGTTACAAGAAAGGGCGTTTCAGTTTCAATGTGAAAGGCGGTCGCTGTGAAGCTTGTCGTGGCGATGGTATTATCAAAATTGAAATGCATTTCTTGCCCGATGTATATGTTCCTTGCGAGATTTGTAAAGGTAAACGTTATAATCGCGAAACACTTGAAGTGAAGTATAAAGGGAAAAGTATTGCTGAAGTACTAGAAATGACCATCGAAGATGGCTGTACGTTCTTTGAAAATATTCCTCGAATCCAACGTAAATTAGTAACATTATTTGATGTCGGATTAGGATATATGAAGCTTGGTCAACCTGCGACAACACTTTCTGGTGGTGAAGCGCAGCGTGTGAAGCTAGCCGCTGAATTATACCGCAGAAGTACAGGTAAAACTTTATATATTCTCGATGAACCTACAACAGGTTTACATGCTTATGATATTTCTCGGTTATTAGATGTATTGCATCGCCTAGTCGATTCAGGCGAATCTGTCCTGGTCATTGAGCATAATCTTGATGTAATTAAGACAGCAGATTATATTATTGATCTTGGTCCTGAAGGCGGAAATGGCGGAGGAATGATTGTAGCAACAGGTACGCCTGAAAAAGTTGTACAGGTGAAAGAATCCTATACAGGTAAGTATCTTGCTCCAATTCTTGAACGTGATCGACTTCGTTCTGAGCAAAAGCTTGTTACGGAGCAGTAATAAATAAGGCTATGATGGGATATGATATGTAACATTCAACCATCATAGCTTACATAATCGGTTTGAAAATGTGAACATTACGTGACAAAGCATCCAACATTTACTATTCGTACTTGCTTGTTGACGACATACAAGATACGATATATAAATAATAGGACACGTGTCAATAAGGGGGTATTCTTCATGTTTTTGGCAGCAGAGGCAACAGAAGCAGCAACAAAAGCAATAAATATTGATCCATTTGATTGGTTTATGCTAGCGTTTACCATTGTTATTGCGATTGGTTTTGTTCGTTTGGTTAAAGAGAAGAAGAAAAATATTTTTGCAATCGGTTTTGCAACTGTTTCATTAGCGGTTTTCGTAGTTATCGACGTTATTATGATCTCGCAAGTATGGTTCTAATAGTCTAAATGATAAAAAGTTCCACCGTTATCGGTGGAACTTTTTTCGTGATCTATAGAAGTAATGCTTATACCCACCACATGTCGCCTAAAGGTTCGCGGATAAGTACTTGCTGAAGATTTTCTACTGCTTTTGAGAATCCTTCTTCAACGGACATTAAGCCATCTTCATGCTCGATGCTTACAACATAGTCGTAGCCAACTAGACGCAGTGCACTCATAATGTCAGCCCAAGTTTTTAGATCATGACCGAAACCTACACTGCGGAATTGCCAAGCGCGATCAAGCATATTGGAATAGCTTTGCATATCGGTTAGACCATAACGATTAACGTTAACAGGATCAATAGTTGTATCTTTAGCATGGAAGTGATGAATAGCACCTTCACGTCCAAGAATATGAATCGCTTGTACAGGATCAATACCTTGCCACCACATATGACTTGGGTCAAGGTTTGCACCGATAGCTTTACCAGTTGCTTCACGAAGACGAAGCATTGTTGCAG includes:
- the uvrA gene encoding excinuclease ABC subunit UvrA, whose amino-acid sequence is MAIDKIVVKGARAHNLKNIDVTIPRDKFVVLTGLSGSGKSSLAFDTIYAEGQRRYVESLSSYARQFLGQMDKPDVDSIEGLSPAISIDQKTTSRNPRSTVGTVTEIYDYLRLLFARIGKPHCPTHGIEITAQTVEQMVDRIMEYEERTRLQILAPIVSGRKGEHTKLLADMQKQGYVRVRVDGEIRELTEKIELDKNKKHSIEVVIDRIVVKADIESRLADSLETALNLSEGRVLVDVMGQEELLFSSNLACPECGFSIEELAPRMFSFNSPYGACPDCDGLGSKMIVDPDMLIPDYSKSIAEGAFLAWAGSTSNYYPQFLKSVSEHYGIPQDVPVSELSSEQMKKLLYGTNGEKVRFLYENDFGARKEAYVPFEGIVNNLERRYRDTASDMMREHIEGYMSAKPCSSCKGQRLRKETLAVTIGDVNIAHVTSLSIGDAEQYFEQLQLTDKEYTIASLILKELTNRLGFLVNVGLNYLSLGRAAGTLSGGEAQRIRLATQIGSSLMGVLYILDEPSIGLHQRDNDRLIETLVHMRDLGNTLIVVEHDEDTMLAADYIIDIGPGAGIHGGQIIAQGTPAEIMADDNSITGRYLSGKDFIEVPLKRRALSDRWLEVVGAKENNLRNITVKIPLGVFAAVTGVSGSGKSTFVNEILYKVLARDLNRAKTRPGEHKEVRGLEHIEKVVEIDQSPIGRTPRSNPATYTGVFDDIRDLYASTNEAKVRGYKKGRFSFNVKGGRCEACRGDGIIKIEMHFLPDVYVPCEICKGKRYNRETLEVKYKGKSIAEVLEMTIEDGCTFFENIPRIQRKLVTLFDVGLGYMKLGQPATTLSGGEAQRVKLAAELYRRSTGKTLYILDEPTTGLHAYDISRLLDVLHRLVDSGESVLVIEHNLDVIKTADYIIDLGPEGGNGGGMIVATGTPEKVVQVKESYTGKYLAPILERDRLRSEQKLVTEQ
- a CDS encoding DUF2759 family protein gives rise to the protein MFLAAEATEAATKAINIDPFDWFMLAFTIVIAIGFVRLVKEKKKNIFAIGFATVSLAVFVVIDVIMISQVWF